Part of the Triticum urartu cultivar G1812 chromosome 2, Tu2.1, whole genome shotgun sequence genome, TCCTAATCGAGTagatcacatgtaaaaacttggGTATGTTGTTTTGCACGGCTGTTGAATTGTGTGTTTCGAACTTGCAGGAAATGGTACAAACACCTGTTGCCTTACCTGATAGTGATGTCAGGTGAGGACTTTGTGAATGAGTTTGGCCCAGAGGGACACCTGACAACAGTCGGTTGGTCAGCTGTGTCAAGGATGCTGGTGTACAAGGACGGACAAATGTATGGTGATTGGGAGATCAGGTGGCGACACATATTTGACTTGCGATTTGTGGTGAGTGTGTACTTACATGTCATAAACCATGGCCTGAATTTGAAACACATGGATACTTACTTGTTGTCCCTTTGCGTAGCTCGCTCTTATGTACAGGTCTTATGATTTGGACTTCGAATTCATGAATACAATGATGAGCTATGAGGCGCTCGGGCATCGACTGCAATGGACAAAGAAGGTAGCCCGTCAACAAATATACTAGCATGAGCTTATATGAACGTTGCTGATATTATCAAATGTGACAGATTGAACAAGAATATATGTTCTTCTGTTTGCTATGCAGCTCATGCTCCCAGTCCCAATGATGGAAAGTTGGTCACTATATGTTGTGGATGTCAAAGAGAGGACATTGTTGGTCATGGACCCATGTGAGACTTCAGAGCCAATTGAGGAGATGCAGTACAAGCATGAAGACAATGCAAACTTCATCCTAGCGGGACTTAGGCGTTGCATACATGAGAACATCGCTGGGTGGTATGTGCCGGCTCAGGGCTGGACGATCAACTACAACGTTGGCATGCATGAAAGCTGCGAGATGTATGATGGATGACCACATGTTCGAATTGTCAAAAATATAAATTGTGCCACATACAAGTTCTAACTTATTTTCATGTGCTCGTGTACAAGCAGAGAGGATAGCTGGCTGCACATTATCAACTACAGCAGGGAGTACACTGGGCTATATCTTCAGACTCAGCTAACCCCGGTGAGCAGACGACCTTAACATTTATTCATCACTTGAAACAAATATGCGAGAATGTCTAAAAATGAGAAGTGCTAAATTGCAGGGGCGCCTAAACTACCTGCGACAATCCATAGCATATGAAGTTATCTCAATGAGGGGCAATGTGGGTGAGCTGCCAGACTTCATGGTTGAGGAGGTGCTGCCATTCTAAATGCTACTGGATGGCAGCATCCTTTTGGAACGCAAATCTTCGAGACGGTCAGAGAAGTGTTTGCGTATAGGTGGATCTGGGGATGTTAGTTGCCACCCCACAAATTTGTGGTGTGCCAACGGTTCCTAGATTTCACGGGCGATACAAAACTGAAGACAGAATGGCGCCGAAGAAGGGATGCAATTTAGCTTCCACACCCCATTCAACATGAGGGAGAGGGGGGTTTAAGAGATTGTTATCACTACCTGGCTGCCACGTCTAAGTTTATTACCAGCTAAGTTTGAACTAGACTTGTATGCTGGTCAGTTATGTAATATCTGGGGTGTGTGTCTCCGTTGGCTATGTAAGACATATGGACACCAAGTATTTGAGAATGCTAGACATAGTTGGTATCAGTTTAGTAATGTTAGTGAGATGGTTAACTTGACGTGCATTGTTGTGCTGATTAAGGAAAACGTTTGCTCTAGTATTGCATTGGCATAAGGTAAGATATATGTGGCTATGGCATAGGGTGAGGCATTCCAACCTTAGGCTCACTTGAAGCTCCAAACCGTAACACCATGTGCAGATGAATGGCGGGGCACACTGACGAAAATATATGTGATGATCCTAGCACATGAAAGAAACACACCAACAAACATGAATATTGCACTATGCCTAAGTTGTTGGGTGGGAAAATGTAGAAGAAATGTTTGGTTGCAACATGGTGCCCAGGTTAGGGAATGGTTCCAACGTGACTTAAGGAATTACATTGAATTGTTGCCTGGTTTTCCAAGTTGGCCTTAAGGGTCCTGCGAGGGAGAGTTGATTGTTTGAGGGGCAGTTACAAAACAATGAGGTTGGTTTGGCACAAAATTGACTTGTGTAATTACATTGGCACGGCTCATTTAGATAAATTGGTAGTATATCCACATTGGAAAAATGGGTAAATTGCGTAGAAAATTAAAGCATGCATATTGCACTTTCACCATCGAACAATCCACTTCAGAAATACAACATGGTTTAGGTGCTTGACTACGACATAATAACTATAACAACTGATTGGAAACATCACCTTGGATCACACACCGGATGTGGGGGCTTAAGTTGTAAGACACTTATTATCAAGTGGCTAGATTGAAAGACACATAAATATAGAAGGGTGACTCATTCTGATTCAAATATGGAGTCTGACAGTGCAAGGAGGCGCCACAGAGTGTCGCGTGCGTGGGAAGAGAAATTGCCCTGCAACTTCATGCACTCGTAAAGCGTTTCCCGCTTTGTCTTTGATATGGTGTGCTGCAAAAGATGATATTCAGAAATTGTAGTGAGCATATTGATGTTGGCAGAAAAATCagtctacacagggcacaccagTAGCTTTCATGTGAGACATGGCTGAGCGACAAACCTTGGTTAGCGGAAGCTTTAGCTTCTTGCCGTCGAAATGGGCGGTGATGTGAACAACGCAAGCACCTGTTTCATTTTTGGCACGGGACAAATCACAATTAGATAAGTAACAAGATCGTGGAGGTGGCGCTGAGTGAAAACAAGAAGGGTGGATGAAGAATGTACTTAGTGAAAATGCTATCGGCAAGAGCAGGGGAACTTGACATTCCATCTCTCTTTGTTGACGGGCCACCCAGCATAGTACTCATCTAAGCAATTGAACAGGGCATCGTGTAGCTTCCAAGCAATAATCTCGTCCCTCTCATGAGTGGTCAGGGGTCGGCTTTTCTTGTGGTACATCGGTTCGATAACAAACATCGTGCGGGTGACCATGTCCCAAAAAATTACAATCCATCCTTCGGGGCGTGGGACGGGCATGAAGAACTGAATAGAAGACAGGAAGCATAAGTCCAGCAGGAAATCAAACTGAAAAACAAACATGAATTCGGCGTTGCTAGTACACAACTCTTACCAGCTGAGCTGATATGATGTCATACTTAAGCGCATCCGCCCCTAATGGTTTCTGGATAGACATCGTATGGACATAATCATGATCTGACAATACCAGTGTCTGCATTTAGAACATATCCAGCATCAGTATAATAACAAATGAAAGCAAGGTGTTTTTACATGTGCACAGAAAATTGTATAGCTGACCGAGAACTCTGGTTCAAGTGGATGCCTCCATGTTAGATACGGCGAGTGTTTGTTTGCTTCCTGATCAGCCTGACAGTACCTTCTAATAATCACTAACATCAGCTCGTGGTCAATCGGCTCGTCTTGAACCAACTGCATTCTCATCGCTGCACCGGTTATTCGTAAGAACCTTGGGTTCTCATGCACAAGGAAGTTCCTGTGAGTTAAGAGAATATGAATGTGAACTGTCTCGACTGAAAGAAGTGAACATCATGTATCATAATGACTTAGTTTGATATAATCACCTAGATAGCTCTCCTGGTGGTGCCGTACTGAAGAACCCTTCCAACTGTTCAGACACATAGGGCTGAGGTGGGCACGGTACAACCCCCCTGATCCATGGGTCAGTTTGGAAACCAGCCCTAAAAACATATTTTCTTCCTGGAAGCACGACTGCCTTCTGTCCAAACACCGTTGTACTGCCATCGTTCGGAAGGTCAATAAACAGTTTGCTTACTGACTGTAGGGTCTGCCTTGCAAACAGAATAATCTGTTCTGTCATGGCTGCGACTGCTCCTTCATCATTGCGCGCCCGCTTGTTCTGCTGCTGTTCTCCCTGATCATCACCATCAGACCTGGGGCGAGACGTGGTACCTAAACAAAGGTGTGACATTTGTCATGAAAATGACTTAGCGGGGCATGTAAATGGCACTACATTGCACCATGTAAAACCAAAGAACAACATAGGGAGTTACAAAACAACAAACATGGAAACCTTTGCAAGCAGACATGTCGAGCCTAACGCCTGGGATTTTCGGGCCAATAGGAGTCTGAATTTCGACCCCTGGGCATGGCTGAATTGCTCTTGCTGGACAGTCAGTAAAACCTCGAGCAGCATAGCAAATGCACCTCTTGCTGATCGATGTCATCAGCTTGTCGACAAACTTAATCATGTCTGCCTGCACATTGACACGAGCAGTGTTGATTTCACGCTGGCATTTGGCATTCTGCTCCTTTAGTATGAAACTCAACTCGTCCTTGACCTGCAGCAGCATAAAAGAACGCCACCAGATACAAAATCAGAAATGCGTGACATGAATAGACACGTGTCCAACTAAGCACAAATCATAGAAGAATGTTGGAAAAACGCCCCGGTGTAGTAAATCATACCAAGCTAGGGTATCGGGTACGCATATGCTCTGCAAAATCAATTGGCC contains:
- the LOC125535641 gene encoding uncharacterized protein LOC125535641, with amino-acid sequence MSDTSSSDGVAVLGDAGEANNYEQLLPATEAQPPPTPTSRISVRKAVEVIETFDEYKRWLVTEIGFGGMLKLPMLQKLNLKFSAWTMSKVCVERRAIVLSETKILKFFAEDIHKVFGIPCGHRNVKGRDGFIKPEAVRFIKTTLGMDRTGVHSLRAAEEFLLRDISETSSKLEKDCFQIAFIIFVMGHVLAPRTKHDYGTIDYWGALANTENIAQFNWCEFVLEFLLEGVRRLKNDMMANNPNTNLVGCHLFLQIFFLDNVDLRLFNKKHNVLPRISDFDQNSIRNMITMATDIGKGPASYKKCMIRQGHDICYGRCNIQDSTERSSNKQLVGGNMDQHHSNPTNDREDSVHASSSAAVNLMDVQTPLRALGPIDFAEHMRTRYPSLVKDELSFILKEQNAKCQREINTARVNVQADMIKFVDKLMTSISKRCICYAARGFTDCPARAIQPCPGVEIQTPIGPKIPGVRLDMSACKGTTSRPRSDGDDQGEQQQNKRARNDEGAVAAMTEQIILFARQTLQSVSKLFIDLPNDGSTTVFGQKAVVLPGRKYVFRAGFQTDPWIRGVVPCPPQPYVSEQLEGFFSTAPPGELSRNFLVHENPRFLRITGAAMRMQLVQDEPIDHELMLVIIRRYCQADQEANKHSPYLTWRHPLEPEFSTLVLSDHDYVHTMSIQKPLGADALKYDIISAQLFFMPVPRPEGWIVIFWDMVTRTMFVIEPMYHKKSRPLTTHERDEIIAWKLHDALFNCLDEYYAGWPVNKERWNVKFPCSCR